A DNA window from Fusarium fujikuroi IMI 58289 draft genome, chromosome FFUJ_chr11 contains the following coding sequences:
- a CDS encoding related to long-chain-fatty-acid-CoA ligase — MRQQLSEAAGGACPTEPAIWQRLQDSASKYPDRLAVASLHQPSDLYNVSNDTSKHDYLRWSYAELHVAVDRFASSLWRLGARSGMALATILDNRVEFIIISWAAHKLGLTLVPINPRTLDHPDEADHMLSKAGVAIVVVQDADKGDLLKSQHKINIFVTGTPLNGSWTSFSALVDHEVKIETTREKQMPQSPVLVLFTSGTTSKPKGVPHTDTTLNAFCQNLGLGGVSETNVFCSVLPNNHAMGCFFPLHFMMHGGAVVFPSPTFDASETAKALETESVTHFACVPTVLSALVEVLESRSTIFRSNLQDTCLSGASVTPQHIRQAFTTLDSKGVSTGFGMTEGSPIWASPKNKPDDLIVGNLSISGSVSPGARVRICAPDTQTPLPVGQIGEIHETGPGTITSYLDKEEASDKFYKDEQGRTWFVTGDEGVMYADGRFSVTGRYKDMIIRGGENISPAVIEGVISQHCNIQGYVVGVLDDIAGEVPVLVLPDKGLELSSTIRDLIHRHLGPAFVPERILTLSHLGIEKVPVTSSRKIQKSQLSSIVREFLSREEEAPEQTSESQLRNPVLAAYAKATNISADTLETTAEVSQFTDSITLMRVRAYLRKNTGLVLTAKEMSQHPTIESQIELLQERTPYQRFDPPKELVFRGPPKLDELELLVGDVDEAQNMVSKISKVLENKGFSWSQVSDVIPMNDSLQVLQDTGFLDTCNFSIAVQTDSSSVQDLRSALQKTLPYHPILTSFVVVDSRDKAYYVTLKVQDHLWDSYLIDGGSVDTIDQFQQMAVDFHQPDLSARPGPLFSCLLTRIEETGSAGMIVYVHHVVQDASSFRLFFEDLDQSLKNTRARIIPHKDFKAWADSYHSLRHSPAATKSVRFHVQRLSNLYNHKAAVYPPARVPRQIITESPDGLDHSFDAPGLVQMREENPQISAAVVLKAAMALVNVQRTGLSHSIYFNFEAGRGQFPFLADALQALNPDTFESADVNGPLLQHVCNLIEVPRDETAMIFLNRLQEDQVSLTANAHAPMRRIIEELDAEGNGSGKIFLDALSTQFLTWVPGLLGEHEKIQVGKIGIRCAAGLVVVASIGGPAATTYMLSMRWDVANYSRQETKAFTQDLQSAVLWLTATSNQHRPIREFLEVIDCK; from the exons ATGAGACAACAACTGAGTGAAGCTGCTGGTGGCGCCTGTCCCACTGAACCTGCCATCTGGCAAAGATTACAGGACTCTGCTTCCAAATACCCTGATAGGCTTGCAGTAGCTAGCCTTCATCAGCCGTCAGATCTCTACAATGTCTCCAATGATACATCGAAGCATGACTACCTGCGCTGGTCATATGCAGAGCTtcatgttgctgttgataGATTTGCCTCTTCGCTTTGGCGTCTAGGTGCGAGATCCGGAATGGCACTGGCGACAATCTTGGATAACCGAGTCGAGTTCATTATTATCTCTTGGGCTGCTCATAAACTTGGATTAACTCTGGTTCCCATCAACCCACGAACGCTAGACCACCCTGATGAAGCAGACCATATGCTCAGCAAGGCAGGAGTCGCTATTGTCGTCGTGCAAGATGCCGACAAAGGTGACCTACTCAAGTCCCAGCACAAAATCAACATCTTTGTCACAGGTACACCATTAAATGGATCTTGGACTTCCTTCTCAGCCCTAGTAGACCACGAAGTCAAGATAGAAACGACCAGAGAGAAACAGATGCCTCAGAGCCCGGTACTTGTTCTTTTTACAAGTGGCACCACCTCAAAGCCCAAGGGCGTGCCACATACTGACACAACACTCAACGCCTTCTGTCAgaaccttggccttggaggaGTCTCTGAAACTAATGTGTTTTGTTCTGTCCTACCCAATAATCATGCCATGGGGtgtttctttcctcttcattTCATGATGCATGGGGGCGCTGTCGTATTCCCTAGCCCTACCTTTGATGCATCAGAAACGGCAAAAGCCCTTGAGACAGAGAGCGTCACTCACTTTGCATGTGTTCCTACTGTACTTTCAGCCCTTGTCGAGGTTCTGGAATCACGAAGCACCATTTTCCGCTCAAACTTGCAAGACACTTGCCTATCTGGGGCATCTGTGACACCCCAGCATATCCGACAAGCTTTCACTACGCTTGATAGTAAAGGGGTTTCGACAGGATTCGGCATGACTGAAGGAAGTCCTATCTGGGCTTCTCCTAAAAACAAGCCAGATGATCTGATCGTTGGGAATTTATCTATTTCTGGCTCTGTCTCACCAGGTGCCCGTGTTCGAATTTGCGCACCCGACACCCAGACGCCTCTGCCAGTAGGTCAAATTGGAGAAATCCATGAGACTGGGCCTGGCACAATTACGTCTTAccttgacaaagaagaggcttCCGACAAATTCTACAAGGATGAGCAAGGGAGAACATGGTTCGTGACAGGTGATGAGGGTGTTATGTACGCAGACGGGCGATTCAGCGTCACAGGGAGATACAAGGACATGATCATTCGGGGAGGCGAAAACATTTCTCCAGCAGTTATCGAAGGTGTTATAAGCCAGCATTGTAACATTCAG GGTTATGTGGTGGGTGTACTTGATGACATTGCAGGGGAAGTTCCGGTACTTGTACTCCCAGACAAAGGACTTGAGCTTTCATCAACTATCCGCGACCTCATTCACCGCCACCTCGGTCCTGCGTTCGTGCCAGAACGCATCTTGACGCTCAGCCATCTTGGAATCGAAAAGGTTCCAGTAACCTCATCTCGCAAAATCCAGAAATCGCAGCTTTCGTCCATAGTTCGTGAGTTCCTTAGCCGCGAGGAAGAGGCGCCAGAACAAACCTCCGAATCTCAACTTCGAAATCCGGTCCTTGCTGCTTACGCCAAAGCCACCAATATCTCGGCTGATACCCTGGAAACAACAGCAGAGGTATCTCAATTTACAGACAGTATCACCTTAATGAGAGTTAGAGCCTACCTGCGAAAGAACACAGGCCTCGTTTTGACTGCAAAAGAAATGTCCCAGCATCCAACTATTGAGTCTCAGATTGAGTTACTTCAAGAACGGACTCCTTATCAAAGGTTCGATCCGCCAAAGGAGCTAGTTTTTAGAGGGCCTCCAAAGTTGGATGAACTAGAGCTATTAgttggagatgttgatgaggctcaaAATATGGTTTCGAAGATCTCCAAGGTATTGGAGAACAAGGGCTTTAGTTGGTCTCAGGTATCAGACGTCATTCCCATGAATGATTCCCTACAGGTTCTGCAAGACACGGGTTTTCTGGACACCTGCAATTTTTCCATTGCCGTTCAGACAGATTCATCAAGCGTTCAG GATCTTCGTTCGGCACTACAGAAAACCCTACCCTATCACCCAATTCTAACCTCTTTCGTTGTCGTCGACAGCAGGGACAAGGCATACTATGTGACACTGAAAGTCCAAGATCATCTGTGGGATTCTTATCTCATCGATGGGGGATCAGTTGATACTATAGATCAATTTCAACAAATGGCTGTTGACTTTCACCAGCCCGACCTGTCAGCCAGGCCTGGGcctttgttttcttgcctcctcaCCCGCATTGAAGAGACTGGTTCAGCTGGAATGATAGTTTATG TGCATCACGTTGTGCAAGATGCTTCATCATTTCGACTCTTTTTTGAGGATCTGGATCAATCGCTCAAGAATACCCGTGCCAGAATCATTCCACACAAAGACTTCAAAGCCTGGGCAGATTCTTACCACTCTCTGAGACACTCGCCAGCTGCAACAAAAAGTGTCAGATTCCACGTGCAGCGATTGTCCAATTTATACAACCACAAAGCCGCCGTGTATCCCCCGGCAAGGGTTCCTCGACAAATCATCACTGAGAGTCCCGATGGCTTAGACCACAGTTTCGACGCACCTGGTCTAGTGCAGATGAGAGAGGAGAATCCTCAAATCTCAGCAGCTGTCGTGCTTAAAGCAGCCATGGCCCTGGTCAACGTACAGCGGACAGGGCTTAGCCATTCCATCTACTTCAACTTTGAAGCCGGTAGGGGCCAGTTTCCTTTTCTAGCGGATGCACTCCAGGCTTTGAATCCAGATACGTTTGAGTCTGCAGATGTCAATGGGCCACTTCTACAACATGTCTGCAACTTGATAGAGGTGCCGCGCGACGAGACTGCCATGATATTCCTCAATCGCttgcaagaagatcaagtcaGTCTCACAGCTAATGCGCATGCTCCAATGAGGCGCATAATCGAGGAACTCGATGCTGAAGGCAATGGTAGTGGTAAGATTTTCTTGGACGCTTTGAGTACTCAATTCCTTACGTGGGTTCCTGGCTTGCTCGGCGAGCACGAAAAGATACAGGTAGGCAAGATTGGAATCAGATGTGCGGCGgggcttgttgttgttgcatCTATAGGAGGACCAGCCGCTACAACTTACATGCTATCTATGCGGTGGGATGTCGCAAACTATTCGCGTCAGGAAACAAAGGCCTTTACACAAGATCTTCAGTCGGCTGTTTTATGGCTTACCGCAACTTCAAATCAGCATCGCCCAATAAGAGAGTTCCTGGAGGTCATTGATTGTAAGTAA
- a CDS encoding putative aryldialkylphosphatase family protein, which translates to MTKGETIKTSWPQGPHDSWFGQTTFAQSLPKNVEFINNLKLDKKLQPKKYEIEGTHPESKILFKNVHIIESTGREPYKGDVLIRGERISDVGQVPNREELEKDPTVRVFEGRGRTLMSGLGDGHTHFTWNGGDLNRLGELEVEEHVLLTIKSAQCFLDSGYTMCFGAASAKDRLDVVVRDAINAGDVPGPRYLANAREIAKPEGELVAGITRFADGPDEMREVIRHNIENIGVDNIKLSISGEEITEIRSAQDCYFNDEEMAACVDEAHKRGKRLCAHARARDSIKMCVKHGVDVIYHGSYIDDEGMDMLERERERYIVVPAINWLVATTYEAEAFGYSHETAEKAGYKRELDIAVAGLREMHRRGIVVLPGGDYGFAWTPHGTYARDLEHFVKLLGFTPHESIIAATAGVAALLMRGHELGRIQPGYYADCILVDGDPLQDISVLQNHDKLNVIIINGRVHKAGRKEYFTDPSGSLSHGIPRHLIGDFPEKKQAMQKTF; encoded by the exons ATGACTAAAGGAGAAACCATCAAGACTTCGTGGCCTCAGGGGCCCCACGATTCCTGGTTTGGACAGACAACCTTTGCCCAAAGCCTTCCTAAAAACGTCGAGTTCATCAATAACTTgaagcttgacaagaagctccagcCCAAAAAGTACGAGATTGAAGGAACACACCCGGAGTCAAAGATTCTCTTTAAAAATGTCCATATTATTGAGTCTACGGGCCGTGAGCCTTACAAAGGCGATGTCTTGATTCGAG GCGAAAGGATCAGTGATGTTGGTCAGGTCCCTAACAGGGAAGAGCTCGAGAAAGACCCTACTGTTCGCGTCTTTGAGGGAAGAGGCAGAACACTCATGTCAGGCCTTGGAGATGGACATACTCATTTCACCTGGAATGGAGGTGACCTCAACAGACTCGGAGAgctcgaggttgaagagcaTGTTCTCCTGACAATCAAGAGTGCCCAATGCTTTCTTGATTCGGGATACACCAT GTGTTTCGGAGCGGCCTCGGCTAAAGACCGTCTGGATGTGGTGGTTCGAGACGCAATCAACGCCGGTGATGTTCCAGGTCCTCGTTATCTTGCCAACGCAAGAGAGATCGCCAAGCCCGAAGGCGAATTGGTCGCGGGTATTACGCGATTTGCTGACGGTCCTGATG AAATGCGCGAGGTGATCAGACACAACATTGAAAATATCGGCGTCgacaacatcaagctcaGCATCTCGGGCGAGGAAATCACCGAGATTCGCTCGGCGCAGGACTGTTACTTCAACGACGAAGAAATGGCTGCCTGCGTCGATGAGGCACACAAGCGCGGAAAACGACTGTGCGCACATGCTCGAGCTAGAGATTCGATCAAAATGTGCGTGAAGCATGGTGTGGATGTTATATATCACGGCAGCtacattgatgatgaag GGATGGACATGCTGGAACGCGAGCGAGAGAGATACATCGTTGTCCCAGCTATCAACTGGCTGGTTGCTACGACATACGAAGCCGAGGCGTTTGGATATTCGCACGAAACCGCGGAGAAAGCAGGATACAAGCGAGAGCTCGACATCGCGGTCGCTGGACTGCGCGAGATGCACAGACGGGGAATTGTCGTTCTACCGGGAGG TGATTACGGCTTTGCGTGGACGCCTCACGGAACATATGCGCGTGATCTTGAGCATTTCGTCAAGCTGCTTGGTTTTACTCCGCACGAGAGCATCATCGCTGCAACTGCTGGAGTTGCTGCGCTGTTGATGAGGGGCCACGAGCTCGGTAGGATCCAGCCTGGATACTATGCCGACTGCATACTTGTTGACGGTGATCCCCTGCAAGACATCTCTGTCCTACAGAATCACGATAAACTTAAtgttatcatcatcaacggtcGAGTTCATAAGGCAGGAAGGAAGGAGTACTTTACGGACCCATCGGGATCACTTTCCCATGGGATTCCGCGTCATTTAATAGGAGACTTTCCTGAGAAAAAGCAAGCTATGCAGAAGACGTTTTAG
- a CDS encoding related to cytochrome b5, with protein sequence MFWSNFKSRLTQPSSAVVDATIDKKADFSPSVAFVEHSSSPSRCKPAPTATESSALPFIEPETVADACRNGHLWVIIDDIIYDCTDFVHNHPGGARVIETFRGSNCSWQFWRFHCEKDLTEFGRPLRIGRTKGIINKFMEPPRFVGLRKFWNSDY encoded by the coding sequence ATGTTTTGGTCCAACTTCAAGTCTCGTTTGACACAGCCATCCAGCGCTGTGGTCGACGCTACTATAGACAAAAAAGCTGATTTTTCGCCCTCCGTGGCATTTGTTGAACACTCGAGCAGCCCAAGCCGATGCAAGCCAGCGCCAACAGCCACTGAAAGCAGCGCCTTGCCTTTCATTGAACCAGAGACAGTCGCAGATGCGTGCCGCAACGGTCACCTATGGGTCATAATAGACGACATCATCTACGACTGTACAGACTTTGTGCACAATCATCCTGGCGGCGCTCGTGTTATCGAAACTTTCAGAGGCAGCAATTGCTCGTGGCAGTTCTGGAGATTTCACTGTGAGAAGGATCTGACCGAATTTGGTAGACCGCTTCGCATAGGGCGGACGAAAGGAATCATAAACAAATTCATGGAGCCCCCGAGATTTGTTGGACTTCGGAAGTTTTGGAATTCAGATTATTAG
- a CDS encoding related to bifunctional 4-hydroxyphenylacetate degradation enzyme, with amino-acid sequence MGSQSTSNIMQYAAYVHPTTGLPRVGHYDLANGTIQPLSFTSGTPVRNLYEVIAAGASQVIPDGDPLPANDVKLLAPISGRDIMAVGKNYMEHAKEFNSSGYDSSDKTDRPSHPVIFTKRATSIIAHGETILPHPEFSQTLDYEGEIGVIIGKTGYRVSEADAWDYVWGYTNINDMTARERQRDHKQFFIGKSPDTFCPMGPVAVSKNDLPSVLKVETHVNGEPRQSSTTEDLIFSIPTLIKTISEGQTLQPGDVIATGTPAGVGIGKNPPVFLQPGDEVSVSVTGLGTLSNRIGTAETVNPTVQRVSSESPFRINNLAKTLDAGVRLTKLNGKQLNYQRKGSGNHHIVFVHGLGGTQEYWTPLISKLSLSENNSLHLFDLEGHGLSPTHPLSKLSIESFAQDIRSIFDAANITSSSPATLFAHSLGCLAALNFTLSNPSLVGRLVLLGPPPSPLPDAASKGAYARAAVVRSSGMAHVVDGVVDAGTSAHSKQTNPIAIAAVRLSLLGQDPESYAKATWALAGATKELKVEQIQARTLIITGDEDKVSPASLCEKYASRIQDAQLVVLSNVGHWHVFEDVGGVAQAVAKFL; translated from the exons ATGGGATCTCAGTCTACTTCCAACATTATGCAATACGCTGCCTACGTCCATCCCACCACGGGCTTGCCTCGTGTTGGTCACTACGACCTGGCCAATGGCACCATCCAGCCGCTGAGCTTCACTTCTGGAACCCCCGTGAGGAACCTCTACGAGGTCATAGCTGCGGGAGCATCTCAAGTCATTCCCGACGGTGACCCGCTGCCGGCCAACGATGTCAAGTTACTGGCGCCCATTTCTGGCCGAGACATCATGGCTGTCGGCAAGAATTACATGGAGCACGCCAAAGAGTTCAACAGTTCAGGGTATGACAGTTCTGATAAAACAGACCGACCTAGCCATCCTGTCATCTTTACCAAAAGGGCTACGTCCATTATCGCTCATGGGGAGACTATACTTCCTCACCCCGAGTTCTCACAAACTCTGGATTATGAGGGAGAGATTGGCGTCATTATTGGCAAGACAGGGTACCGTGTTAGTGAAGCCGATGCATGGGACTACGTCTGGGGCTACACCAACATCAATGATATGACTGCGCGCGAGCGTCAGCGCGACCACAAGCAGTTCTTCATTGGAAAATCCCCCGATACCTTCTGTCCAATG GGCCCTGTCGCTGTTTCGAAAAACGACCTGCCATCTGTTCTGAAGGTCGAGACCCATGTCAACGGTGAGCCTAGGCAAAGCTCTACTACCGAAGATCTCATCTTTTCCATCCCCACCTTAATCAAGACTATTTCCGAGGGCCAAACACTGCAGCCTGGTGATGTCATTGCTACTGGTACT CCCGCTGGTGTTGGCATTGGTAAGAACCCACCGGTTTTTCTCCAGCCCGGCGATGAGGTTTCTGTCTCTGTCACAGGGCTGGGAACCTTGTCCAATAGGATTGGAACAGCTGAGACTGTGAACCCAACGGTCCAGCGGGTTTCTTCCGAGTCGCCATTCCGCATCAACAACTTGGCCAAGACTCTTGACGCTGGTGTCAGGCTCACCAAACTCAATGGCAAGCAACTTAACTACCAGAGGAAAGGATCTGGAAATCACCATATCGTCTTTGTGCACGGGCTGGGCGGCACTCAGGAGTACTGGACCCCCCTGATCTCCAAGCTTTCTCTATCTGAGAACAATTCCCTTCACTTATTTGACTTGGAGGGCCATGGTCTCAGCCCGACCCATCCCCTCAGCAAGCTGAGTATTGAGTCGTTTGCGCAAGACATTCGATCCATCTTCGATGCAGCCAATATTACTTCGTCCTCTCCTGCTACCCTATTCGCCCATTCCCTTGGATGTTTGGCAGCCCTCAACTTCACGTTGAGTAACCCTAGTCTTGTTGGCAGGTTGGTCCTTCTCGGGCCCCCTCCATCGCCTCTACCGGATGCAGCATCTAAAGGCGCGTATGCACGTGCGGCTGTAGTCAGAAGCTCGGGCATGGCACATGTTGTGGATGGTGTAGTGGATGCAGGTACATCAGCGCACTCCAAACAGACTAACCCCATCGCAATCGCTGCTGTCAGACTCAgtcttcttggccaagatCCCGAATCCTATGCCAAAGCAACTTGGGCACTCGCCGGGGCtaccaaggagctcaaggttgaGCAGATACAAGCCAGGACTCTAATCATTACCGGTGACGAAGACAAAGTTTCTCCCGCGTCTCTATGTGAGAAGTATGCGTCTCGCATCCAAGATGCACAACTTGTAGTGTTGAGCAACGTTGGACATTGGCATGTttttgaggatgttggcgGCGTTGCTCAAGCAGTTGCGAAGTTCCTGTAA
- a CDS encoding probable FUN34-transmembrane protein involved in ammonia production, with protein sequence MSDGENKLRPSTTAGGHVEDRGQPALPVVHRRFANPSPLGLLSFATGTALKPSIRLDTPKLTEKGIFLISSFGVHARGIQTPNVMIAVLIFFGGICQYIVGIMEFITGNTFGTAVFMSYGAFNISYSMIYLPGSGIIAAYTDESGVLSPDFQQAIAMYIWAWFILTVIYTIAAVRSSWVLFLDLLALDICLILLAAGNMVNSTSVLNAGYAFGYLVAFMSYWAGCAGLFAGGVTPFDVPTFPMYKDA encoded by the exons ATGTCCGACGGAGAAAACAAGCTACGACCGAGCACGACAGCAGGTGGCCATGTTGAGGACCGCGGGCAACCGGCCCTCCCTGTCGTGCATCGGCGTTTCGCCAACCCATCACCACTGGGTCTGCTCTCTTTCGCCACAGGTACCGCGCTGAAGCCATCCATTCGCCTTGACACTCCCAAGCTGACCGAAAAAGGTATCTTTCTCATTTCTAGCTTCGGTGTTCACGCTCGTGGAATCCAGACTCCGAATGTCATGATTGCCGTGCTGATCTTCTTCGGCGGCATCTGTCAGTACATCGTCGGGATCATGGAGTTCATCACTGGCAATACCTTTGGCACAGCTGTCTTCATGTCCTACGGCGCATTCAACATCTCGTACAGCATGATCTACCTTCCCGGTTCGGGCATTATTGCTGCATATACGGATGAGTCGGGTGTCTTGAGTCCAGACTTCCAGCAGGCCATCGCCATGTATATATGGGCATGGTTCATCCTCACAGTCATCTATACCATAGCCGCAGTCCGAAGCTCCTGGGTCCTCTTCCTTGACTTGTTGGCATTGGATATCTGCCTTATCTTACTTGCTGCTGGCAATATGGTAAATAGTACCTCTGTCCTCAACGCAGGTTATGCTTTTGGTTACTTGGTTGCTTTTATGAGCT ATTGGGCTGGTTGTGCAGGTCTCTTTGCTGGAGGTGTTACTCCATTCGACGTTCCTACCTTCCCGATGTATAAAGACGCATAG
- a CDS encoding related to transcriptional activator Mut3p, which translates to MPVTGPAPSNRRMPLSCEPCRRRKIKCPRNNSRGRTPCDTCVRRGVPVNECIYLRDQSSLRNVLVPRHADNSALVARIDRLEELLRQSVSSAGPEPRTPHTGLDLEEEQEAGPGQEQAADFLSPESTLQQSATTWSSTQSDSSLTQPHTAMPPVGVIIRYESGHERFESVSSQLSPMIQNNPVVVGVKTDMAENICGSMPFSMNNSSIADLLELLPPASYCEQLKKLYFDTFAPLFHILHDPTFEIDYLRFQSDPEKVSLPWLALLFAILSIAVIALPQDSPLLRELGKRKSVLDNMSLLSSRFRGGVMKCLEADHYLWRHNMNTLQTLVILIYGINHTHGQSWALLGAARNIALSLGCHIEPTVFQMDPIRAEERRRCWAGLKMLYTIQNTTLGILDATHIPSTVKPPLDVNDNELVVGYHIPESREGPTQMSYLLLKFELYDLCTRICSHVFESSRTASYDKVQALDGEIVAMREKLNYKYLFDVSIAAHHSVQLNILFGYTHQLTLLLHRLVLRQGASGYTREDWLSSQAKCIESSKDLLGIHHAFHENPNFHPYQWYNRGLGSFHAFHAAVCLAHICMSGINLDSSTKNSFQELIRDSLQVFRYFMETGISAICTKATPILEKLLSVMNTRDSSTGCESIYHPSDSSHGNDAELFDEYIENLAPQQWLSPSNMGWEGWATILEHGSIENIF; encoded by the exons ATGCCAGTAACAGGTCCAGCCCCAAGCAACCGCCGCATGCCTCTCAGCTGCGAGCCATGTCGCCGACGGAAGATCAAGTGCCCACGCAACAACAGCCGTGGCCGAACGCCTTGCGACACTTGTGTACGCAGGGGCGTACCGGTCAACGAGTGCATCTATCTTCGAGATCAATCATCACTGCGTAATGTTCTGGTGCCCCGACATGCCGACAACTCGGCTCTTGTGGCTCGCATCGACCGACTCGAGGAATTGCTGCGACAAAGCGTCTCGAGTGCTGGTCCAGAGCCCAGAACGCCACATACAGGACTGGACCtggaagaagaacaggaagCAGGGCCAGGACAAGAACAGGCAGCAGATTTTCTTTCGCCGGAATCGACCCTCCAGCAGTCGGCAACCACTTGGTCTTCCACCCAAAGTGATTCGTCACTCACCCAACCTCATACAGCCATGCCGCCAGTTGGAGTCATTATCCGATATGAATCTGGCCATGAGCGATTTGAGTCGGTCTCTTCACAATTGTCGCCTATGATTCAAAACAATCCTGTCGTGGTTGGAGTGAAGACGGACATGGCTGAAAACATATGCGGATCCATGCCATTCTCTATGAACAACTCAAGCATTGCTGATCTGCTAGAGTTGCTCCCTCCTGCCTCTTATTGCGAGCAACTTAAGAAGCTCTATTTTGACACTTTTGCACCA CTTTTTCATATCCTGCACGACCCTACATTCGAAATTGACTACCTTCGCTTTCAGTCTGACCCCGAGAAAGTATCCTTGCCTTGGCTGGCGCTGTTGTTCGCCATACTCAGCATAGCCGTCATCGCCTTGCCTCAAGATAGCCCGCTGCTTCGAGAGCTGGGTAAACGCAAATCTGTGCTCGACAACATGTCGTTACTTAGTAGCCGATTTAGAGGAGGGGTCATGAAATGCCTCGAAGCAGATCACTATCTATGGAGACACAACATGAATACTCTGCAAACTCTGGTGATTCTGATATACGGAATAAATCATACTCATGGACAATCGTGGGCTTTGCTCGGTGCGGCACGGAATATCGCACTCTCTCTTGGCTGCCATATTGAGCCAACAGTCTTCCAGATGGATCCAATCAGAGCGGAAGAAAGACGCCGATGCTGGGCTGGACTGAAAATGCTTTACACGATACAGAACACAACTCTAGGCATCTTGGATGCCACTCATATACCTTCGACCGTGAAGCCACCGCTTGATGTCAACGATAATGAACTTGTAGTTGGCTATCACATACCTGAATCTCGAGAAGGACCGACTCAGATGTCATATCTACTACTCAAGTTTGAGCTTTACGATCTCTGCACGCGCATCTGTAGCCACGTGTTTGAATCCTCACGAACAGCCAGCTACGACAAAGTCCAGGCCCTCGATGGAGAGATAGTAGCGATGCGAGAAAAGCTGAACTACAAATATCTCTTCGACGTCTCAATTGCAGCCCACCACTCTGTCCAACTTAATATCCTCTTCGGCTACACGCACCAActcactctcctcctccaccggCTGGTCCTGCGACAGGGCGCCTCTGGCTATACTCGCGAGGACTGGCTTAGTTCCCAGGCTAAATGCATCGAGAGTTCAAAAGATTTGCTTGGTATACATCATGCGTTTCACGAAAATCCAAACTTCCATCCGTACCAGTGGTATAACCGTGGACTGGGAAGTTTTCACGCATTTCACGCTGCAGTGTGTCTTGCTCATATCTGCATGAGTGGCATAAATCTCGATTCCTCAACCAAGAATTCGTTTCAGGAACTTATTCGCGACTCACTTCAAGTGTTTCGGTATTTCATGGAAACCGGGATCAGTGCGATTTGTACTAAAGCAACCCCCATTTTAGAAAAGCTATT GAGTGTCATGAATACTCGTGACTCGAGCACAGGGTGTGAATCTATATACCATCCCTCCGATTCGTCCCATGGAAATGATGCAGAGCTATTTGACGAGTATATCGAGAACCTGGCACCCCAGCAATGGCTATCTCCTTCCAATATGGGTTGGGAAGGTTGGGCCACAATCTTAGAGCATGGATCTATAGAAAATATATTTTGA